One window of Mesorhizobium sp. PAMC28654 genomic DNA carries:
- a CDS encoding VOC family protein, with amino-acid sequence MIAGIDHFVLTVRSVEATCDFYQRVLGFERVDAPGWPTALAFANQKINVHELGHTFEPKANAPTPGSGDFCLVTDRPLSEVQDRLTNNGVVVEVGPVERIGARGQMMSVYFRDPDGNLVEVSRYRT; translated from the coding sequence GTGATCGCCGGCATCGACCATTTCGTGCTGACGGTCCGCTCTGTCGAGGCCACCTGCGACTTTTACCAACGGGTACTCGGCTTCGAGCGCGTCGACGCGCCGGGGTGGCCGACGGCTCTGGCTTTCGCCAATCAGAAGATCAATGTGCACGAACTCGGACATACCTTCGAGCCCAAGGCGAACGCGCCGACACCGGGCTCGGGGGACTTCTGCCTGGTGACTGACCGGCCGCTCAGCGAGGTCCAGGACAGGCTGACGAACAACGGTGTCGTGGTCGAGGTCGGGCCGGTCGAGCGCATCGGTGCGCGAGGGCAGATGATGTCAGTCTATTTTCGTGATCCAGACGGCAACCTTGTCGAGGTCAGCCGGTACCGGACGTAG
- the pyrE gene encoding orotate phosphoribosyltransferase — protein sequence MKTDEVLDIFREAGAVLEGHFILTSGLRSPVFLQKARVFMHADKTERLCKALAEKIRAAVPGKIDYVVGPAIGGLIPAYETSRHLGVPAIWVEREDGEFRLRRFEIAKGARIVIVEDIVTTGLSIRETIDCLRELGAEVVAAACIIDRSAGKTHVGVPLIALAEYEVPAYPADRLPPELAAIPAIKPGSRNI from the coding sequence ATGAAAACCGATGAGGTGCTGGACATTTTCCGCGAGGCCGGTGCGGTTCTCGAGGGGCATTTCATCCTCACGTCAGGTCTGAGAAGCCCCGTCTTCCTGCAGAAGGCCCGGGTCTTCATGCATGCCGACAAGACGGAGAGGCTGTGCAAGGCGCTGGCCGAAAAGATCCGTGCGGCAGTGCCCGGCAAGATCGACTATGTGGTCGGACCGGCGATCGGTGGGTTGATCCCGGCATACGAGACTTCGCGCCATCTCGGCGTGCCCGCGATCTGGGTCGAGCGGGAAGATGGCGAGTTCCGCCTGCGCCGCTTCGAGATCGCGAAGGGCGCGCGCATTGTCATCGTCGAGGACATAGTCACCACCGGCCTGTCGATCCGCGAGACCATCGACTGCCTGCGCGAACTTGGTGCCGAGGTCGTGGCTGCCGCATGCATCATCGATCGCTCGGCCGGCAAGACCCATGTCGGCGTGCCGCTGATCGCGCTCGCCGAGTACGAAGTGCCGGCCTATCCCGCGGACCGGCTGCCGCCTGAACTCGCCGCCATCCCGGCGATCAAGCCTGGCAGCCGCAACATCTGA
- a CDS encoding RelA/SpoT family protein — protein MMRQYELVERVQRYKPDVNEALLNKAYVYAMQKHGHQKRASGDPYFSHPLEVAAILTEMHMDEATIAVALLHDTIEDTTATRAEIDELFGPEMGKLVEGLTKLKKLDLVSKKAEQAENLRKLLLAISEDVRVLLVKLADRLHNMRTLDHMPEAKRLRIAEETMDIYAPLAGRMGMQGMREELEEIAFRFINPEAYRAVTARLAEIFDRNKDVLSEIEKALSALFEKHAIKAGVKSRQKKPWSVFRKMEAKALSFEQLSDIFGFRVVVDTVEDCYRALGAIHTTWSMVPGRFKDYISTPKQNDYRSIHTTIVGPSRQRVELQIRTREMNKIAEYGVAAHSIYKDGGGKVNGAANAISKETNAYAWLRRTIEQLAEGDNPEDFLENTKLELFQDQVFCFTPKGMLIALPRGATPIDFAYAVHTDVGDTCVGAKVNGRIMPLMTELKNGDEVEIIRSKAQVPPAAWESVVVTGKARSAIRRATKNAIRKQYSGLGIRILERAFERAGKTFTKESLKQVLHRLARKDIEDVLASVGRGELASTDVMKAVFPDYKDERVTTAAPKQREEGWSKIRNAAGMLFQIPGRAARKDKDQPRDGAVPIRGVRGDLPVRFAPEGAVPGDRIVGIVQPGTGITIYPIQSPALQAFDDQPERWIDVRWDIDERTKERFPARVSVTAINAPGSLADIAQVVASNDANIHTLSMVRTAPDFTEMLIDLEVWDLKHLNRLLSQLKDNSSVSDARRVNG, from the coding sequence ATGATGCGTCAGTATGAGCTTGTCGAGCGCGTCCAGCGCTACAAGCCCGACGTCAACGAGGCGCTGCTCAACAAGGCCTATGTCTACGCCATGCAGAAGCATGGCCACCAGAAGCGCGCGTCGGGCGATCCCTATTTCTCGCATCCGCTCGAAGTCGCCGCCATCCTCACCGAAATGCATATGGACGAGGCGACGATCGCGGTTGCCTTGCTGCACGACACGATCGAGGACACGACCGCGACGCGGGCCGAGATCGACGAATTGTTCGGCCCGGAAATGGGCAAGCTGGTCGAGGGCCTGACCAAGCTCAAGAAGCTCGACCTGGTCTCCAAGAAGGCCGAGCAGGCGGAAAACCTGCGCAAGCTTTTGCTGGCGATTTCGGAAGACGTCCGTGTCCTTCTGGTCAAGCTCGCCGACCGCCTGCACAACATGCGTACCCTCGACCATATGCCCGAGGCCAAGCGCCTGCGCATCGCCGAGGAGACGATGGATATCTATGCGCCGCTCGCCGGGCGCATGGGCATGCAAGGCATGCGCGAGGAGTTGGAGGAGATCGCCTTCCGCTTCATCAATCCGGAAGCCTATCGCGCCGTCACCGCGCGGCTTGCCGAAATCTTCGATCGCAACAAGGATGTGCTGTCCGAGATCGAGAAGGCGCTGTCCGCGCTGTTCGAAAAACATGCGATCAAGGCTGGCGTGAAGAGCCGTCAGAAGAAGCCGTGGTCGGTGTTTCGCAAGATGGAGGCCAAGGCGCTGTCCTTCGAGCAACTGTCCGACATCTTCGGCTTCCGTGTCGTCGTGGATACGGTCGAGGACTGCTACCGCGCGCTTGGCGCCATCCATACGACATGGTCGATGGTGCCCGGTCGCTTCAAGGATTACATCTCGACGCCGAAGCAGAACGACTACCGTTCGATCCACACCACCATCGTCGGGCCGTCGCGCCAGCGCGTCGAGCTGCAGATCCGAACCCGTGAGATGAACAAGATCGCCGAATACGGCGTTGCGGCGCATTCGATCTACAAGGACGGCGGCGGCAAGGTGAATGGCGCCGCAAATGCGATCTCGAAGGAAACCAATGCCTATGCCTGGCTGCGGCGCACCATCGAGCAGCTTGCCGAAGGCGACAATCCGGAGGATTTTCTCGAGAACACCAAGCTGGAACTGTTCCAAGACCAGGTGTTCTGTTTCACGCCCAAGGGCATGCTGATTGCCTTGCCGCGTGGCGCCACGCCCATCGACTTCGCCTATGCCGTTCACACGGATGTCGGCGACACCTGCGTTGGAGCCAAGGTCAACGGCCGCATCATGCCGTTGATGACGGAACTGAAGAACGGCGACGAGGTCGAGATCATCCGTTCCAAGGCGCAAGTGCCGCCGGCCGCGTGGGAATCGGTCGTGGTCACCGGCAAGGCACGCTCGGCGATCCGCCGGGCCACCAAGAATGCCATCCGCAAGCAATATTCAGGCCTCGGCATACGCATCCTCGAGCGCGCCTTCGAGCGGGCTGGCAAGACCTTTACCAAGGAGAGCCTGAAGCAGGTGCTGCACCGGCTGGCGCGCAAGGACATAGAGGACGTGCTGGCCTCGGTCGGCCGTGGCGAGCTCGCCTCCACCGATGTCATGAAGGCTGTATTCCCCGACTACAAGGACGAGCGCGTGACCACGGCTGCACCCAAGCAGCGCGAGGAAGGCTGGTCGAAGATCCGCAATGCCGCCGGCATGCTGTTTCAGATTCCGGGTCGCGCCGCGCGCAAGGACAAGGACCAGCCCCGCGACGGCGCCGTGCCGATCCGTGGCGTGCGCGGCGACCTGCCGGTGCGCTTCGCGCCGGAAGGGGCGGTACCCGGCGACCGCATTGTCGGCATTGTCCAGCCGGGAACCGGCATCACCATCTACCCGATCCAGTCACCGGCCCTGCAGGCCTTTGACGACCAGCCCGAGCGCTGGATCGATGTGCGCTGGGACATTGACGAGCGGACCAAGGAGCGGTTTCCGGCGCGTGTCTCGGTCACCGCCATCAATGCGCCGGGGTCGCTCGCTGATATCGCTCAGGTCGTTGCATCGAACGACGCCAACATCCATACGCTGTCGATGGTGCGTACCGCGCCCGATTTCACAGAGATGCTGATTGATCTCGAAGTCTGGGATCTGAAGCACCTGAATCGGCTGCTGTCGCAGCTCAAGGACAATTCAAGCGTCAGCGATGCGCGACGCGTCAACGGGTGA
- the rpoZ gene encoding DNA-directed RNA polymerase subunit omega, with the protein MARVTVEDCIDKVDNRFELVLLAGHRARQISQGAPITVPRDNDKNPVVALREIADETLSPDDLKEDLIHSLQKHVEVDEPEADGEAIADQTGGAVVATDADDAEENVTFDRMTEEDLLAGIEGLVPPEKSDDY; encoded by the coding sequence ATGGCCCGCGTAACCGTTGAAGACTGCATCGACAAGGTCGATAACCGCTTCGAACTGGTGCTTTTGGCAGGTCACCGTGCCCGTCAGATCAGCCAGGGCGCGCCGATCACCGTTCCTCGCGACAATGACAAGAACCCAGTTGTGGCGCTGCGCGAGATCGCTGACGAGACGTTGTCGCCCGACGACCTCAAGGAAGACCTGATCCACTCGTTGCAGAAGCATGTCGAAGTCGACGAGCCAGAAGCCGACGGTGAGGCGATCGCCGACCAGACCGGTGGCGCTGTCGTGGCGACCGACGCCGATGACGCCGAGGAGAATGTCACCTTCGACCGCATGACCGAAGAAGACCTGCTGGCCGGCATCGAAGGTCTCGTGCCGCCGGAAAAAAGCGACGACTATTGA
- a CDS encoding NYN domain-containing protein, protein MFDPREKIALFIDGANLYATSRALGFDIDYRKLLSSFQKRGYMLRAYYYTALVEDQEYSSIRPLIDWLDYNGFKVVTKPAKEFTDSTGRRKIKGNMDIELTVDALELADVVDHYVIFSGDGDFRTLVEALQRRGRKVSIVSTMASQPPMISDDLRRQADHFIDLVTLKNEVGRDPSERPVRRPEPAEVEEDDY, encoded by the coding sequence ATGTTCGATCCTCGTGAAAAAATCGCCCTTTTCATCGACGGCGCCAATCTCTACGCCACATCACGCGCACTGGGCTTCGACATCGACTATCGCAAGCTTTTGTCGAGCTTCCAGAAGCGGGGATATATGTTGCGCGCGTACTATTACACGGCGCTGGTCGAAGACCAGGAATACTCCTCGATCCGTCCACTCATCGACTGGCTCGATTACAACGGCTTCAAGGTCGTCACCAAGCCGGCCAAGGAATTCACCGACTCGACCGGCCGCAGGAAAATCAAGGGCAACATGGACATCGAACTCACCGTCGATGCGCTGGAGCTTGCCGATGTCGTCGACCACTATGTCATATTCTCCGGCGATGGCGACTTCCGCACGCTGGTCGAAGCACTGCAGCGGCGTGGACGCAAGGTCTCGATCGTATCCACCATGGCCTCGCAGCCACCGATGATCTCGGACGATTTGCGTCGGCAGGCCGATCATTTCATTGACCTTGTGACGCTGAAGAACGAAGTCGGCCGCGATCCGTCCGAGCGCCCCGTGCGCCGGCCTGAACCGGCGGAAGTCGAAGAGGACGACTACTGA
- a CDS encoding uracil-DNA glycosylase, producing the protein MLVPLSGSPEPDRNCPLCPRLHDFIAEWREREPSWFNGPVPTFLPPEGEDSVRLLIIGLAPGVRGANRTGRPFTGDYAGDLLYKTLIAHGFARGEFKARPDDGLQLAGTAITNAVRCVPPENKPVGAEISTCRTFLVPTISRFPNLRAVLALGSIAHQSTVRALGQRVAAYPFKHGGHLEAGSITLFSSYHCSRYNTNTGVLTEEMFVSVFSKIKAFLQS; encoded by the coding sequence TTGCTAGTTCCCCTGTCAGGTTCGCCCGAGCCCGATCGCAACTGTCCGCTCTGCCCGCGCCTCCACGACTTCATTGCCGAGTGGCGGGAGCGTGAGCCGTCCTGGTTCAACGGTCCAGTGCCGACCTTCCTGCCCCCCGAGGGCGAGGATTCCGTTCGGTTGCTCATCATCGGGCTGGCGCCTGGCGTACGCGGGGCGAACCGCACCGGGCGTCCCTTCACCGGCGACTATGCCGGCGATCTGCTCTATAAAACGCTGATCGCACACGGTTTTGCACGCGGCGAATTCAAGGCGCGACCGGATGACGGGCTGCAGCTTGCCGGCACCGCGATCACCAATGCGGTGCGCTGCGTGCCACCCGAGAACAAGCCGGTCGGCGCGGAGATCTCCACATGCCGGACCTTTCTGGTGCCGACGATCTCGCGATTCCCCAATCTGCGCGCCGTGCTGGCACTGGGCTCGATCGCCCATCAATCGACCGTGCGAGCACTTGGCCAGCGTGTCGCCGCCTATCCGTTCAAGCATGGCGGGCACCTGGAAGCCGGCAGCATTACGCTTTTTTCCAGCTACCACTGCTCGCGCTACAACACCAATACCGGCGTGCTGACCGAAGAAATGTTCGTTAGCGTTTTCAGTAAGATAAAGGCATTTCTGCAGAGTTAG
- the smpB gene encoding SsrA-binding protein SmpB, with translation MNQVRKADPNNKTVAENRKARFSYEVLDTIEAGLVLTGTEVKSLRQGQANIQDSYASVEGGEIWLINSYLPEYLQANRFNHEPRRRRKLLLNKREMAKLSQSVDREGMTMVPLKIYFNDQGRAKLLLAVGRGKKLHDKRESEKQRDWSREKGRLLKDRG, from the coding sequence ATGAACCAAGTCAGAAAAGCCGATCCCAACAACAAGACCGTTGCTGAGAACCGCAAGGCGCGGTTTTCCTATGAGGTGCTCGACACGATCGAGGCCGGCCTGGTGCTGACCGGCACCGAGGTGAAGTCGTTGCGCCAGGGGCAGGCCAACATCCAGGACTCCTACGCCTCGGTCGAGGGCGGCGAGATCTGGCTGATCAATTCCTATCTGCCGGAATATCTGCAGGCCAACCGCTTCAACCACGAGCCGCGTCGTCGCCGCAAGCTCCTGCTCAACAAGCGCGAGATGGCCAAGCTGTCGCAGAGCGTCGACCGCGAAGGCATGACGATGGTGCCGTTGAAGATTTACTTCAACGACCAGGGCAGGGCCAAGCTGTTGCTAGCCGTCGGGCGCGGCAAGAAGCTGCACGACAAGCGCGAGAGCGAAAAGCAGCGTGACTGGTCGCGCGAGAAGGGCCGGCTGCTGAAGGACCGAGGCTAG
- the dapA gene encoding 4-hydroxy-tetrahydrodipicolinate synthase: MLRGSLTALVTPFEKSGRFDEKAFRAFVAWQLDEGTKGLVPVGTTGESPTLSHDEHRHVVKVCIEVAKGRAPVVAGAGSNNTEEAIGLVQYAEKAGADAALVVTPYYNRPTQRGLYAHFAAVAKATSLPIIIYNIPPRSVIDMMPETMGQLVHDFKNIIGVKDATGKVERVSEQRATCGKGFIQLSGEDASALGFNAHGGVGCISVTSNVAPRLCAEFQEATLSGDSAKALELQDRLLPLHKAIFIEPGVSGAKYALSRLGKVENVLRSPLMTVEQSTADKIDAAMKHAGLIN, from the coding sequence ATGCTGAGAGGCTCGCTTACCGCGCTCGTGACACCGTTCGAAAAGAGCGGCCGTTTCGACGAGAAAGCCTTTCGCGCGTTCGTCGCCTGGCAGCTTGACGAAGGCACGAAGGGGCTGGTTCCCGTCGGCACCACCGGCGAGTCGCCGACGCTTTCGCATGACGAGCACCGCCACGTGGTCAAGGTGTGCATAGAGGTGGCCAAGGGCCGCGCCCCGGTCGTTGCCGGTGCTGGCTCCAACAACACCGAAGAGGCGATTGGCCTGGTGCAATATGCCGAGAAGGCGGGCGCCGACGCCGCGCTGGTGGTCACCCCCTATTACAACAGGCCGACGCAACGCGGCCTCTACGCGCATTTCGCGGCGGTCGCCAAGGCGACCAGCCTGCCGATCATCATCTACAACATCCCGCCGCGCTCGGTCATCGACATGATGCCGGAGACGATGGGCCAACTGGTGCACGACTTCAAGAACATCATCGGCGTCAAGGATGCCACCGGCAAGGTCGAGCGGGTTTCAGAGCAGCGCGCCACCTGCGGCAAGGGCTTCATCCAGCTTTCCGGCGAAGATGCCTCGGCGCTCGGCTTCAATGCGCATGGCGGTGTCGGCTGCATCTCGGTGACATCGAACGTCGCGCCGCGGCTGTGCGCCGAATTCCAGGAGGCGACGCTCTCCGGCGACAGCGCCAAGGCACTGGAATTGCAGGATCGTTTGTTGCCGCTGCACAAGGCCATCTTCATCGAGCCCGGCGTCTCCGGCGCGAAATATGCGCTGTCGAGGCTCGGCAAGGTCGAGAATGTGCTTCGCTCGCCGCTGATGACGGTCGAACAGTCGACCGCCGACAAGATCGATGCGGCGATGAAGCACGCCGGCTTGATAAATTAG
- a CDS encoding lytic transglycosylase domain-containing protein, protein MPIGRPYSFALIGALVALTPGLALGGSVDGQVTSAIPMPALQDTVLPDKGPSPSQSVAALKSGLDALAANDIPGARAIRDGLSANSLDHHILAWAIALYGGDKVPSSDIAAAAQMLPDWPGTIALRKNSERALYRENPASQAVLQAFNGSQPQTFEGVMVLARAYVSVGNTKAARSVLSPFWRTAMLEANDEAALIREFGTLIPAADHRFRMERMFYADRPGSAQRVAALAGAEQLANAWAAADRGDKNAPRLLNAVPMAQRSAGYFFAQAEYLRKQEKFADAAAMVMKAPTDRDALVDPNAWWVERRVLSRELVDQGDMKTAYRIVAAHAAESASNAVDAEFHAGWYALRGLNDAKLAATHFARVADLAQGPMSLSRAYYWLGRAAEVGGPGNAADYFGRAATYGTTFYGQLAAERVGRRALNIVYPQPSAADRGNFANREAVSAIKRLQEAGYDRYAETLYRDLAGQLTSPGELALLAVLAEKQGNHFMALKVGKIAGARGIDVGALSHPLGVIPDSADISGSGKALAYAIARQESEFNVGAVSSAGARGLLQLMPGTAKQLAKKAGLQFSQTRLTSDPGYNATLGAAFLGEQLDRFNGSYVLTFAGYNAGPNRAAQWLTKYGDPRGKDVDAVVDWIERIPYTETRSYVQRVMENYEVYKMRISGKYDIVGDLVNGRT, encoded by the coding sequence ATGCCGATCGGTCGGCCCTATTCATTTGCGTTGATTGGCGCTCTTGTCGCGCTGACGCCTGGCTTGGCGTTGGGCGGCAGCGTTGATGGGCAGGTGACATCGGCCATCCCGATGCCGGCCTTGCAGGATACAGTCCTGCCGGACAAAGGCCCCTCGCCGTCGCAGAGTGTGGCCGCGTTGAAGAGCGGCCTCGACGCCCTGGCGGCAAACGACATTCCCGGAGCCCGCGCGATACGCGACGGTTTGTCTGCCAATTCGCTCGATCATCACATCCTCGCCTGGGCGATTGCGCTCTATGGTGGCGACAAGGTGCCGAGCAGCGACATTGCCGCGGCGGCACAGATGCTGCCGGACTGGCCGGGCACGATCGCCCTGCGCAAGAACAGCGAACGCGCGCTCTATCGCGAGAACCCCGCTTCACAGGCCGTGCTTCAGGCGTTCAACGGCAGCCAGCCGCAGACATTCGAAGGCGTGATGGTTCTTGCCCGTGCCTATGTGTCGGTTGGCAATACCAAGGCGGCGCGCTCGGTATTGTCGCCTTTCTGGCGCACGGCGATGCTGGAGGCCAACGACGAGGCCGCGCTCATTCGCGAATTCGGAACGCTCATTCCGGCTGCCGATCATCGCTTCCGCATGGAGCGCATGTTCTATGCCGATCGGCCAGGTTCCGCGCAACGGGTCGCGGCACTTGCGGGCGCCGAGCAGCTTGCCAACGCCTGGGCGGCAGCGGACAGAGGCGACAAGAACGCGCCCAGATTGCTGAATGCGGTGCCGATGGCGCAACGTTCGGCCGGCTATTTCTTCGCGCAGGCGGAGTATCTGCGCAAGCAAGAGAAGTTTGCCGATGCGGCGGCGATGGTGATGAAGGCGCCGACCGACCGGGATGCCCTTGTCGACCCTAACGCCTGGTGGGTCGAGCGTCGCGTGCTGTCGCGCGAACTGGTCGACCAGGGCGACATGAAGACCGCCTACAGGATCGTCGCGGCCCATGCCGCGGAAAGTGCCAGCAATGCCGTGGACGCCGAATTCCATGCCGGCTGGTACGCGCTTCGCGGCCTGAATGACGCCAAGCTTGCCGCAACGCATTTTGCCCGCGTCGCCGATCTGGCCCAGGGGCCGATGTCGCTGTCGCGCGCCTACTATTGGCTCGGCCGTGCCGCCGAAGTTGGCGGCCCCGGCAATGCCGCTGATTATTTCGGCCGCGCGGCCACCTACGGCACGACATTCTATGGCCAGCTCGCCGCCGAGCGTGTTGGCCGGCGGGCCCTCAACATCGTCTATCCGCAGCCAAGTGCGGCCGATCGGGGGAATTTCGCCAACCGCGAGGCGGTCAGCGCCATCAAGCGGCTGCAGGAGGCGGGCTATGACCGCTATGCCGAAACACTTTACCGCGACCTTGCCGGCCAGTTGACCAGCCCTGGTGAACTGGCGCTGCTTGCTGTCCTGGCGGAAAAGCAGGGCAATCATTTCATGGCGCTGAAAGTCGGCAAGATCGCTGGGGCTCGCGGCATCGACGTCGGCGCGCTTTCGCATCCGCTGGGAGTCATTCCCGATTCGGCCGATATTTCCGGTTCAGGCAAGGCACTGGCCTACGCGATCGCTCGCCAGGAAAGCGAATTCAATGTGGGCGCAGTCTCAAGCGCCGGTGCGCGCGGGCTGTTGCAGCTTATGCCGGGAACCGCCAAGCAATTGGCGAAAAAGGCCGGATTGCAGTTTTCACAGACACGGCTGACGAGCGATCCCGGCTACAATGCGACGTTGGGTGCCGCCTTCCTCGGCGAGCAGCTCGACCGCTTCAACGGCTCCTATGTGCTGACCTTTGCCGGCTATAATGCAGGCCCCAACCGGGCTGCGCAATGGTTGACGAAATACGGCGACCCGCGCGGCAAGGACGTGGATGCAGTCGTTGACTGGATCGAGCGGATTCCCTACACGGAAACAAGAAGTTACGTGCAGCGCGTCATGGAGAACTACGAAGTCTACAAGATGCGTATTTCCGGCAAATACGACATCGTCGGCGACCTCGTGAACGGCCGGACTTGA
- a CDS encoding alpha/beta fold hydrolase, producing the protein MASDEGFYDFFYAAPDGLKLHARIYGETNSAPWPVVCLPGLTRNARDFHELALHLSARAVVPRKVVAFDYRGRGQSAYDPDVKNYNVGVEASDILAGLAALGIEEAAFIGTSRGGLIIHVLAAMRPEVLKAVVLNDIGPVLDTGGLAHIRSYLDPSPKPKTLVEAVNAQRSVHGGDFPALVDADWERMAWALNRQTDQGLMPDFDPKLVETLASLDLTQPLPALWPQFEALAAVPLLAIRGANSRLLSVETLEEMGRRHPAMKTITVEEQGHAPFLETSGLPGAIAAFLDQAETPR; encoded by the coding sequence ATGGCGAGCGACGAAGGTTTCTACGACTTCTTCTACGCTGCGCCCGATGGGCTGAAGCTCCATGCTCGCATTTACGGCGAAACGAATTCCGCTCCCTGGCCTGTCGTTTGCCTGCCCGGCTTGACGCGCAACGCCCGCGATTTTCATGAACTGGCGCTCCATCTTTCGGCGCGCGCCGTGGTTCCGCGCAAGGTGGTTGCCTTCGACTATCGCGGGCGTGGGCAATCGGCTTACGACCCCGACGTCAAGAACTACAATGTCGGTGTCGAGGCCAGCGACATCCTTGCGGGGCTGGCGGCACTTGGCATCGAGGAAGCAGCGTTCATTGGCACGTCACGCGGCGGATTGATCATCCATGTGCTCGCAGCGATGCGGCCAGAGGTGCTGAAAGCCGTCGTTCTCAACGACATCGGCCCGGTGCTCGACACCGGGGGGCTCGCCCATATCCGCTCCTATCTCGATCCTTCACCAAAGCCGAAAACCCTTGTCGAGGCCGTGAACGCCCAGCGCAGTGTGCATGGCGGGGATTTTCCGGCTCTTGTCGATGCCGATTGGGAGCGGATGGCGTGGGCACTCAATCGCCAGACGGACCAAGGACTGATGCCGGATTTCGACCCGAAGCTGGTTGAGACGCTGGCAAGCCTCGATCTCACGCAGCCGTTGCCGGCACTATGGCCGCAGTTCGAGGCACTGGCGGCCGTGCCCCTGCTCGCCATACGTGGCGCCAACTCAAGACTGCTGTCCGTCGAAACGCTTGAGGAAATGGGCAGGCGTCACCCAGCCATGAAGACGATCACGGTCGAGGAACAGGGGCACGCCCCTTTCCTCGAAACCAGCGGTCTACCCGGCGCAATCGCGGCATTTCTTGATCAGGCCGAGACACCAAGATAG
- a CDS encoding tyrosine-type recombinase/integrase → MSNEAIQEAQASDHFSMFSSQSANIKYSYNTIREVKSFTVGDLFSAYRDILWDDGRHKYNVSSFVGEIGEILLGERFSAFDQSTLDNLIGTLRQRGNSNATINRKMAALSKLLRKAYKMGDIHSLPEFRRQKERAGRIRFLEKDEEARLFAAVKSRSEDAYRLSVFLVDTGCRLGEALGLIWNDIQEHRVSFWITKSGRSRTIPMTARVKDVIKLPPTEGRRPKGPFTKLSQAQFRAIWNDAKAEVGLGADDQVVPHILRHTCASRLVQGGIDIRRVQMWLGHQTLSMTMRYAHLATNDLDGCVVVLETPRAKVTDSDVERTLPPSAATAQETKSGSVEEKPSPKAARKSSKAR, encoded by the coding sequence ATGTCAAACGAAGCGATTCAAGAGGCGCAGGCCTCTGATCATTTTTCGATGTTTTCTTCTCAATCAGCAAATATAAAATATAGTTATAACACTATAAGAGAAGTAAAATCGTTCACGGTCGGAGACCTTTTTTCAGCATATCGGGATATATTGTGGGACGACGGGCGACATAAGTACAATGTCAGCTCTTTCGTTGGCGAAATTGGCGAGATTCTCCTTGGGGAGCGTTTCAGCGCCTTTGACCAGAGTACCTTGGATAACCTTATCGGCACCTTGCGCCAGCGCGGCAACAGCAACGCAACCATCAATCGAAAGATGGCGGCTCTCAGCAAACTGCTGCGCAAGGCTTACAAGATGGGGGATATACACAGTCTGCCTGAGTTCCGCCGACAGAAAGAGCGGGCAGGGCGGATTCGCTTTCTTGAGAAGGACGAGGAGGCCCGGCTTTTCGCCGCCGTAAAGAGCCGCAGCGAAGATGCCTACCGGCTGTCTGTGTTTCTCGTCGATACCGGTTGCCGCCTCGGCGAGGCGCTCGGTCTCATCTGGAACGATATCCAGGAGCATCGCGTCAGCTTCTGGATCACCAAGTCCGGCCGCAGCCGCACCATTCCGATGACCGCCAGGGTCAAGGACGTGATCAAGCTGCCGCCCACCGAGGGTCGCCGTCCCAAGGGTCCCTTCACCAAACTCAGCCAGGCGCAGTTTCGCGCCATCTGGAACGATGCGAAGGCGGAAGTCGGCCTTGGCGCCGACGATCAGGTGGTGCCGCACATCCTACGCCACACATGCGCGTCGCGTCTTGTCCAGGGTGGCATCGACATCAGGCGCGTGCAGATGTGGCTTGGCCACCAGACACTGTCGATGACCATGCGTTACGCTCACTTGGCCACGAACGACCTCGATGGCTGTGTCGTTGTCCTGGAAACCCCCCGCGCTAAGGTGACTGACAGTGACGTGGAGCGCACTCTGCCTCCTTCGGCTGCAACAGCCCAGGAAACAAAGAGCGGGTCGGTGGAGGAGAAGCCTTCACCCAAGGCGGCTCGGAAAAGTTCAAAAGCCAGGTAG